One genomic segment of Arcobacter porcinus includes these proteins:
- a CDS encoding nucleotide pyrophosphohydrolase, giving the protein MNIEKIKQRIQKFSDDRNWEEFHNPKNLVMALNGEVGELNEIFQWLNFEESINLPEDVKEHTKEEVADIAIYLIRICMKLDIDLEEAILNKMIKNELKYPSETSQVGSKKYSKSRENR; this is encoded by the coding sequence ATGAATATAGAAAAAATAAAACAAAGAATTCAAAAGTTTAGTGATGATAGAAATTGGGAAGAGTTTCATAATCCAAAAAATCTAGTTATGGCATTAAATGGAGAAGTTGGAGAGCTAAATGAGATTTTTCAGTGGTTAAATTTTGAAGAGAGTATAAATTTACCAGAAGATGTGAAAGAACATACAAAAGAGGAAGTAGCAGATATTGCAATATATCTTATACGAATTTGTATGAAATTGGATATTGACTTAGAAGAAGCAATTTTAAATAAAATGATAAAAAATGAATTAAAATATCCAAGTGAAACTTCTCAAGTAGGAAGTAAAAAATATAGTAAAAGTAGAGAAAATAGATGA